A portion of the Plasmodium gaboni strain SY75 chromosome 5, whole genome shotgun sequence genome contains these proteins:
- a CDS encoding hypothetical protein (conserved Plasmodium protein, unknown function), with product MLSLKNVKSNDEMNEIRNDNDQFNKYSRSIIPMEHKMIVFPCECKTSIIKNAFLDILSPMKIPFCKINNTNVQNTNNVFSLGKKNKTLKCENILNQNKGNTKNDKEQKDNPIRCLNNLKSFNSNYLDTYSINGRTYKNTYFKNKMDNKYFTLEIEQKYDIINKDKNPFDYYMYVAMKNQHRHYLPLKNIPYIEKQIMNYRDLNSVYTNKNIVIPEIQYKHNKKSKITKRDLIEYNCIKDNTNNFFNLNTEISNTLVKDNMISRIINENELKKNQSLSSIDGHKKSIERNISEKGNQIIYTSKQHFNIFDDISPSIKKNIKKKKKKNLGVCYFNLNNLSCQFLMTCDKT from the coding sequence atgttatcattaaaaaatgtaaaatCAAATGATGAAATGAATGAAATAAGAAACGATAATGATcaatttaataaatacaGCAGGAGCATAATTCCAATGGAACATAAAATGATTGTATTCCCTTGCGAATGTAAAACATctataattaaaaatgcCTTTTTAGACATATTAAGTCCCATGAAAATTCCTTTttgtaaaataaataatacaaatgtACAAAACACCAACAACGTTTTTTCTCtaggaaaaaaaaacaaaacattaaaatgcgaaaatatattaaatcaAAATAAGGGAAATACTAAGAATGATAAAGAACAAAAGGATAATCCAATTAGATGCCTTAATAATTTGAAATCATTTAATTCCAATTATTTAGATACTTACAGTATTAATGGAAGAACATAcaaaaatacatattttaaaaataaaatggataacaaatattttactCTTGAAATTGaacaaaaatatgatataataaataaagataaaaatcCATTTGATTATTACATGTATGTTGCAATGAAAAATCAACATAGACACTATTTAccattaaaaaatattccatatatagaaaaacaaattatGAACTATCGTGATCTTAATTCTGTTTATACTAATAAAAACATTGTAATTCCAGAAATAcaatataaacataataaaaaatcaaaaattACCAAACGTGACTTAATCGAATATAATTgtataaaagataatacAAACAATTTCTTTAATTTGAACACCGAAATTAGTAATACATTAGTTAAAGACAATATGATTTCAcgaataataaatgaaaatgaactaaaaaaaaatcaatCATTGTCTTCTATTGATGGTCATAAAAAATCGATAGAAAGAAATATTAGTGAAAAAGGCAATCAGATAATTTATACCTCAAAAcaacattttaatattttcgATGATATAAGTCCttcaattaaaaaaaacataaaaaaaaagaaaaaaaaaaatttggGCGTATGCTATTTCAATTTAAATAACTTATCATGTCAATTTTTAATGACATGTGATAAGACATAA